One Huiozyma naganishii CBS 8797 chromosome 4, complete genome genomic region harbors:
- the RNA15 gene encoding Rna15p (similar to Saccharomyces cerevisiae RNA15 (YGL044C); ancestral locus Anc_4.66) gives MSQHNARSKCVYVGSIPYDQTEQQVLDLCSNAGPVARFRMVFDPQTGRSRGYAFAEYRDLESSAAAVRNLNGYPLGSRHLKCGYATGSDLDNNNSGSAGGGLMDSTMQEHGGEGMRFPGLPAGVDVNINMTTPAMVISSEIGRLTRQQQLDTLRGLQNWARGDRAGAQTLVGEYPQLTFVIAELLLTTGLCQVDDLTQLATTRQNEDQPATEAREGPPAIDEETYKRQLALLRQVLQLSDSEIAALPDNERMTLWDLRQRTMRGEFGTV, from the coding sequence ATGAGTCAACACAACGCACGGTCGAAGTGCGTGTACGTGGGGTCGATCCCTTACGACCAGACAGAGCAACAAGTGCTTGACCTGTGTTCGAACGCTGGGCCCGTGGCGCGGTTCAGGATGGTGTTTGACCCGCAGACGGGCAGGTCCCGCGGGTACGCCTTTGCCGAGTACAGGGACCTTGAGTCCAGCGCTGCAGCGGTCCGCAACCTGAACGGGTACCCGCTCGGGTCGAGGCACCTGAAGTGTGGGTACGCTACCGGGAGTGACctggacaacaacaacagcggAAGTGCGGGCGGTGGTCTCATGGACAGCACGATGCAGGAGCATGGTGGCGAGGGGATGCGGTTCCCTGGGCTGCCCGCCGGGGTGGACGTAAACATTAACATGACGACGCCTGCGATGGTGATATCGAGCGAGATCGGGAGGCTGACgaggcagcagcagctggaCACGCTGCGCGGGTTGCAGAACTGGGCACGCGGGGACCGGGCCGGTGCGCAGACGCTTGTAGGGGAGTATCCGCAGCTCACGTTCGTCATCGCCGAGTTGCTACTGACGACAGGGCTGTGCCAAGTGGACGATCTCACGCAGCTGGCCACCACGAGGCAGAACGAGGACCAGCCCGCGACAGAGGCCCGCGAGGGACCACCCGCCATTGACGAGGAGACGTACAAGAGACAACTCGCGCTACTGCGGCAGGTGTTGCAGCTTTCGGACAGCGAGATAGCGGCGCTGCCGGATAACGAGCGGATGACGCTGTGGGACCTGCGGCAGAGGACAATGCGTGGCGAGTTCGGTACAGTGTAG